Proteins encoded within one genomic window of Ranitomeya variabilis isolate aRanVar5 chromosome 4, aRanVar5.hap1, whole genome shotgun sequence:
- the LOC143766087 gene encoding coilin-like, with product MAAPYSPTELRIRLRFDYPPPAIPESSDFWFLLDSENCRAVTDVSAIIRERFYYGRQGALSLYLDGRLLHPRENVRIIRDNDTISVKWEESHQEDSLRQTAKITVLWQAITRRLFQTWMK from the exons ATGGCGGCTCCATACAGCCCCACAGAGCTGCGGATCAGGCTCAGGTTTGATTACCCGCCGCCCGCGATCCCGGAGAGCAGCGACTTTTGGTTCTTGCTGGACTCGGAGAATTGCCGGGCCGTCACCGATGTGAGTGCCATCATCAGGGAGCGATTCTATTACGGCCGCCAGGGGGCGCTGTCCCTGTACCTGGACGGACGTCTGTTGCACCCCAGGGAGAACGTGCGCATCATCCGGGACAACGACACCATCAG TGTGAAATGGGAAGAGAGTCACCAAGAGGACAGCTTACGACAGACAGCCAAG ATTACAGTATTATGGCAAGCAATAACCAGGAGACTTTTCCAAACATG GATGAAGTAG
- the LOC143767024 gene encoding uncharacterized protein LOC143767024, whose protein sequence is MIESNYMLECLVEDDSMNIQRTSLFNEEEHDIGNCEENVNIETEVSKHSGTIPLENAELVSDQAYESDEEMKKLLSDLKIKFGSNLENTDCFPSNPLVVDNQRYIEFDDNTEENRIGTVDWCQCGKCVPMPTNMESICCREISNAEEYLGNINCLTDHEYFTTFCEREATVNILVTTVCLDSHPPQNKIVNSLKRKTAYRAFTAWIHGLLGKGNRRPIPPCVVKLVREAFPDDKEEYMGFKLHNYTPAEFSILP, encoded by the exons ATGATTGAAAGCAATTACATGTTGGAATGCTTAGTGGAGGACGATTCTATGAATATCCAG AGAACG TCTTTGTTTAACGAGGAAGAACATGATATTGGTAATTGCGAAGAAAACGTAAATATTGAAACTGAAGTCAGTAAACACAGTGGTACTATTCCATTAGAAAATGCAGAATTGGTATCGGACCAAGCTTATGAAAGTGATGAAGAG ATGAAAAAGTTGCTGTCGGATCTAAAAATAAAGTTTGGTAGCAACCTTGAAAATACAGACTGCTTTCCATCAAATCCCTTGGTGGTAGACAACCAAAGATATATCGAATTTGATGATAATACTGAAGAAAATAGAATAGGAACAGTCGATTGGTGCCAGTGTGGCAAATGTGTCCCGATGCCAACAAATATGGAATCAATCTGTTGCCGAGAAATTTCTAATGCAGAAGAATATCTTGGAAATATAAATTGTCTTACTGACCATGAATATTTTACCACGTTCTGTGAACGGGAGGCAACGGTAAACATACTGGTAACAACTGTGTGTCTTGATTCCCATCCTCCACAAAACAAAATTGTTAATAG CCTAAAAAGAAAGACAGCTTATCGAGCATTTACGGCCTGGATCCATGGCTTACTTGGTAAAGGCAACCGAAGACCAATACCCCCCTGTGTTGTCAAATTGGTCCGTGAAGCTTTTCCTGATGACAAAGAAGAATACATGGGTTTCAAGTTACACAATTATACCCCCGCTGAATTTAGTATTCtaccctaa